One genomic window of Methyloterricola oryzae includes the following:
- the nusA gene encoding transcription termination factor NusA yields the protein MANKEILLVVDVVSNEKDIEKDVIFSAIEDALRTATMKRHDNRIDVRVAIDRKSGDYETFRRWLVVEPNDDYDYGIEDPDTQMFLEDARKLDAAAELGGYVEQPIESIDFGRIAAQTAKQVIVQKVREAERKKIVDAYKDRVGELVTGVVKRVERGNVYLDLGGNVEALIPKEEMIPREAVRNGDRMRGYLRAVRPEARGPQLFVTRTAPELLVALFRLEVPEVSENVIEIMGAARDPGVRAKVAVKSNDPRLDPVGACVGMRGSRVQAVSNELAGERVDIILWNENEAQFVINAMSPAEIVSIVVDEDKHSMDVAVADENLSQAIGRGGQNVRLASELTGWELNVMSATQAEEKNEAEALNLLNDFVEQLGVDEDVAEILVREGFSSVEELAYVPAKELLEIEEFDEDIVEELRNRARDALLIRAIASEEKLESVEPTQELLEMEGMDRELAFLLASHGVRTVDDLAEQSVDELMEVPGMDEERAGSLIMKARASWFAEG from the coding sequence ATGGCGAATAAAGAAATTTTGCTGGTGGTGGATGTCGTCTCCAACGAAAAAGACATCGAAAAGGACGTCATCTTCAGCGCCATAGAGGACGCCCTGCGTACCGCAACCATGAAGCGGCACGATAACCGAATCGACGTGCGTGTCGCCATCGACCGCAAGTCCGGCGACTATGAAACCTTCCGCCGCTGGCTGGTGGTCGAGCCCAACGATGATTATGACTATGGCATCGAGGACCCCGATACCCAGATGTTCCTCGAAGACGCGCGCAAGCTGGACGCGGCAGCGGAACTGGGTGGCTACGTGGAACAGCCCATCGAATCCATCGATTTCGGCCGCATTGCCGCGCAGACCGCCAAGCAGGTCATCGTGCAGAAAGTGCGGGAGGCCGAGCGCAAAAAGATCGTTGATGCCTACAAGGACCGCGTCGGCGAACTGGTGACCGGCGTGGTCAAGCGCGTGGAACGCGGCAACGTCTATCTGGACCTGGGCGGCAATGTCGAGGCGCTGATTCCAAAGGAAGAGATGATCCCGCGCGAAGCGGTGCGCAACGGCGACCGCATGCGCGGTTACCTCCGCGCGGTGCGCCCCGAGGCACGCGGGCCGCAGTTGTTCGTCACACGTACCGCCCCGGAGTTGCTGGTGGCGCTTTTCCGCCTGGAAGTACCGGAAGTCAGCGAGAACGTGATCGAGATCATGGGCGCCGCGCGTGACCCGGGCGTGCGCGCCAAGGTGGCGGTGAAGAGCAATGACCCGCGCCTGGACCCGGTAGGCGCTTGCGTGGGCATGCGAGGCTCGCGGGTACAGGCGGTTTCCAACGAACTGGCCGGCGAGCGCGTGGACATCATCCTGTGGAACGAAAACGAAGCCCAGTTTGTGATCAACGCCATGTCTCCCGCTGAAATCGTTTCCATCGTGGTGGATGAGGACAAGCACAGCATGGATGTGGCGGTGGCCGATGAGAATCTGTCCCAGGCCATAGGCCGCGGCGGTCAGAATGTGCGCCTGGCCTCGGAGCTCACCGGCTGGGAGCTGAACGTGATGAGCGCCACCCAGGCGGAAGAGAAGAACGAAGCCGAGGCCTTGAACCTGCTCAACGATTTCGTGGAGCAGTTGGGGGTGGATGAGGATGTCGCGGAAATACTGGTGCGGGAAGGTTTTTCCAGCGTCGAGGAACTGGCCTACGTGCCCGCAAAGGAATTGCTGGAAATCGAGGAATTCGATGAGGACATCGTCGAGGAGCTGCGCAACCGCGCTCGGGATGCCCTGCTGATTCGGGCCATCGCCAGCGAGGAGAAGCTCGAGTCCGTGGAGCCGACCCAGGAACTCCTGGAAATGGAGGGCATGGACCGCGAGTTGGCCTTTTTGCTCGCCAGTCACGGCGTGCGGACGGTGGATGACCTGGCCGAGCAGTCCGTTGATGAGTTGATGGAGGTGCCGGGCATGGACGAGGAGCGGGCCGGCAGTCTGATCATGAAGGCCCGGGCGTCTTGGTTTGCGGAAGGCTAG
- the rimP gene encoding ribosome maturation factor RimP, with product MKMPERLTRLVEPVVTGLGYELVGVEFDSHQRILRVYIDREAGIGVDDCSRVSHQLSGVLDVEDPIPGNYQLEISSPGMDRPLFTPEHFERFVGALVRIQVLRPVEGRRRFKGRLLAIEGGTVHLEEDGARYAIPFESIEKARIVPEFEQKTRKG from the coding sequence ATGAAAATGCCGGAACGTTTGACCCGGCTGGTGGAACCGGTGGTGACAGGCCTGGGCTATGAGCTGGTGGGCGTGGAATTCGATTCGCACCAGCGCATCCTCAGGGTCTACATCGACCGTGAAGCCGGGATCGGCGTGGATGATTGCTCACGTGTGAGCCACCAACTCAGCGGTGTGCTCGACGTGGAGGATCCGATCCCAGGCAACTATCAGCTGGAGATTTCCTCCCCGGGCATGGACCGGCCGCTGTTCACCCCGGAACACTTTGAGCGCTTCGTGGGTGCATTGGTGCGCATTCAGGTGCTGCGTCCCGTCGAGGGGCGGCGGCGCTTCAAGGGCCGGCTGCTGGCGATTGAAGGCGGGACCGTGCACCTGGAAGAGGATGGAGCCCGCTACGCGATACCGTTTGAATCCATAGAGAAGGCCCGGATAGTGCCCGAGTTTGAGCAGAAAACCAGGAAAGGATGA
- a CDS encoding cupin domain-containing protein, whose translation MKTEYEKVQPYQTKDGSEIRELMHPALHGNRRQSLAEAVVAPGATTLLHRHHETEELYHITHGHGLMTLGDARFEVKPGDTVAILPGTPHRIENTGHNPLHILCACSPPYAHDDTEILVQDLA comes from the coding sequence ATGAAAACAGAGTATGAGAAAGTGCAGCCTTATCAAACCAAGGATGGTTCAGAAATCCGCGAACTCATGCACCCTGCCCTGCATGGCAACCGCCGGCAGAGCCTGGCGGAGGCCGTCGTCGCGCCGGGCGCCACCACCTTGCTGCATCGCCATCACGAAACCGAGGAACTGTATCACATCACCCACGGGCACGGACTGATGACCTTGGGCGATGCACGTTTCGAGGTAAAGCCGGGCGATACAGTGGCCATTCTCCCAGGCACGCCGCACCGAATCGAGAATACGGGACATAACCCCCTGCACATACTGTGTGCCTGCTCGCCGCCTTATGCCCACGACGATACCGAAATCCTGGTCCAGGATTTAGCCTGA
- a CDS encoding efflux RND transporter periplasmic adaptor subunit has translation MIQILLPLLIALQLAPAWTAAAERDADEPATSALAAPASSAGAATVSLSDDGQALAGIQTAPLQALELEDESRAYGKVLDMQELLSLRARYRAALSELTIAEAQFKVARSSYERISHLHRESIIPTRDLIQAEAQLASEQARCEGFRRNLQEVREEALQSWGGELFRQAVERESPLFHSLLERSRVLLLVSLPPGHARPETYRRIKVALSGERQQAREAELVSPAPRTDETTQGETWFYAAPAAGLRSGMRVDIWLPDAGARQSGVLIALSAIVWHVGRPWAYIQAGATQFVRRPIGPHRDLGGAWFVQQGFEAGESVVVVGGQTLLSEELRPQTHAKDGDDD, from the coding sequence ATGATCCAGATTCTGCTGCCCCTGCTCATCGCGCTGCAACTCGCCCCTGCCTGGACAGCCGCCGCCGAACGGGACGCAGATGAGCCGGCCACCAGCGCCTTGGCCGCACCAGCGTCGAGCGCCGGAGCGGCCACCGTAAGCCTGAGCGATGACGGCCAGGCCCTGGCCGGCATACAGACCGCCCCCCTGCAGGCGCTGGAACTGGAGGATGAGTCCCGTGCTTACGGCAAGGTGCTGGACATGCAGGAATTGCTGAGCCTGCGCGCGCGCTACCGCGCCGCCCTGTCGGAACTCACCATCGCCGAGGCCCAGTTCAAGGTGGCGCGGAGCAGCTACGAACGGATTTCTCATCTGCATCGGGAGTCCATCATACCCACCCGCGATCTGATCCAGGCCGAGGCGCAACTGGCATCGGAACAGGCGCGCTGCGAAGGTTTTCGCCGCAATCTGCAGGAGGTGCGCGAAGAGGCGCTGCAATCCTGGGGTGGAGAACTCTTCCGCCAGGCCGTCGAGCGCGAATCGCCCCTGTTTCACAGCCTGCTGGAGCGCTCACGCGTGCTGCTGCTGGTAAGCCTGCCTCCGGGCCATGCCAGGCCCGAGACGTACCGTCGAATCAAGGTCGCGCTATCGGGAGAGCGCCAGCAGGCGCGGGAAGCCGAACTGGTTTCCCCGGCCCCCCGTACCGACGAAACCACCCAAGGCGAAACCTGGTTCTACGCCGCGCCTGCTGCCGGCCTGCGCTCAGGGATGCGCGTGGACATATGGCTTCCCGACGCGGGCGCGCGTCAAAGCGGCGTGCTCATCGCCCTGAGTGCCATCGTATGGCATGTAGGCCGTCCCTGGGCTTACATCCAGGCGGGTGCTACCCAGTTCGTACGCCGCCCCATCGGGCCCCACCGCGATCTCGGCGGCGCCTGGTTTGTCCAGCAGGGGTTCGAGGCCGGCGAATCCGTGGTCGTCGTCGGCGGACAGACCTTGCTGTCCGAGGAACTCCGACCGCAGACACACGCCAAAGACGGGGACGACGACTGA